From a single Hemitrygon akajei chromosome 28, sHemAka1.3, whole genome shotgun sequence genomic region:
- the LOC140717803 gene encoding histone H2B 1/2-like, whose amino-acid sequence MPEAAKSAPKKGAKKALPKPAGKAGKKRKRLRKESYSIYIYKVMKQVHPDTGISSKAMSIMNSFVNDIFERIGGEASRLAQYNKRSTITSREIQTAVRLLLPGELAKHAVSEGTKAVTKYTSSK is encoded by the coding sequence ATGCCTGAGGCAGCGAAATCCGCTCCGAAGAAGGGCGCCAAGAAAGCTTTACCCAAACCAGCGGGTAAGGCAGGGAAGAAACGCAAGAGGCTGAGGAAGGAGAGTTACTCCATCTACATCTACAAAGTGATGAAGCAGGTTCACCCCGACACCGGCATCTCCTCCAAGGCCATGAGCATCATGAACTCCTTCGTCAACGATATCTTCGAGCGAATCGGGGGCGAGGCTTCCCGCTTGGCCCAATACAACAAGCGGTCAACCATCACTTCCCGGGAGATCCAGACCGCCGTGCGTCTGCTGCTGCCCGGGGAACTGGCCAAACACGCCGTGTCAGAAGGAACAAAGGCGGTGACCAAGTACACCAGCTCCAAGTAA
- the LOC140717798 gene encoding histone H2AX-like, with the protein MSGRGKSGSGKARSKAKSRSSRAGLQFPVGRVHRLLRKGNYAERVGAGAPVYLAAVLEYLTAEILELAGNAARDNKKTRIIPRHLQLAVRNDEELNKLLGGVTIAQGGVLPNIQAVLLHKKTGAASK; encoded by the coding sequence ATGTCTGGACGTGGAAAAAGCGGCTCTGGCAAAGCTCGGTCCAAGGCCAAATCTCGCTCTTCTCGGGCTGGACTGCAGTTCCCGGTTGGCCGGGTTCATAGGCTCTTGAGAAAGGGCAACTATGCTGAGCGGGTGGGTGCCGGAGCCCCGGTCTAtctggctgctgtgctcgagTATCTGACGGCCGAAATCCTCGAATTGGCCGGTAACGCGGCCCGGGACAATAAGAAGACCCGCATCATCCCCCGACACCTGCAGCTGGCCGTCCGCAACGACGAGGAGCTGAACAAGCTGCTGGGAGGGGTGACTATCGCTCAGGGCGGTGTGTTACCCAACATCCAGGCCGTACTGTTGCACAAGAAAACCGGTGCTGCCAGTAAGTAA
- the LOC140717802 gene encoding histone H2B-like: MPDPPKPAPKKGAKKALSKPASKSGKKRKRSRKETYAIYIYKVMKQVHPDTGISSKAMSIMNSFVNDIFERIAGEASRLAHYNKRSTISSREIQTAVRLLLPGELAKHAVSEGTKAVTKYTSSK; encoded by the coding sequence ATGCCTGATCCACCGAAACCCGCTCCCAAGAAGGGCGCCAAGAAAGCTCTGTCCAAACCGGCGAGCAAGTCTGGCAAGAAGCGCAAGAGGTCGAGGAAGGAGACTTACGCCATCTACATCTACAAAGTGATGAAGCAGGTTCACCCCGACACCGGCATCTCCTCCAAGGCCATGAGCATCATGAATTCATTCGTGAACGATATTTTCGAGCGCATCGCGGGTGAGGCTTCCCGCCTGGCCCATTACAACAAGCGGTCGACCATCAGCTCCCGGGAGATCCAGACCGCCGTGCGCCTGCTGCTGCCCGGGGAGCTGGCCAAGCACGCCGTGTCCGAAGGGACAAAGGCGGTAACCAAGTACACCAGCTCCAAGTGA